The Corynebacterium sp. SCR221107 genome includes the window TGTGACCCTGGGTAGCACCCATGGCCTCAATCGCGGTGCGGGCCACGTTGTTGTAGACGTCCTGGGCGGTAAGCGACCAACCGGAGGTCTGGGAGTGGGTACGCAGCGAGCGCGACTTCGGGTTCTTCGGGTTGAACTTGGCAACCAGCTCGCTCCACAGCAGGCGGCCCGCGCGCAGCTTGGCGATCTCCATGAAGGTGTTCATGGAAATACCCCAGAAGAAGGACAGGCGCGGTGCGAACTTGTCCACCTCAAGGCCCACGGACTCGCCGGCGCGGATGTACTCGATGCCGTCGGCCAGGGTGTACGCCAGCTCTAGGTCGGCGGTGGCACCGGCTTCCTGGATGTGGTAGCCGGAGATGGAGATCGAGTTGAAGCGCGGCATCTTCATCGAGGTGTACTCGAAGATGTTGGAGATGATGCGCATCGATGGCTTCGGCGGGTAGATGTAGGTGTTACGAACCATGAACTCCTTCAGAATGTCGTTCTGAATGGTTCCGGCCAGCTGCTCTGGGGCAACACCCTGCTCCTCGGCGGTGACGATGTAGAACGCCAGGATCGGCAGCACGGCGCCGTTCATGGTCATCGACACCGAGACGTTGCCCAAGTCGATGCCGGCGAACAGTTCACGCATGTCGAGAATGGAGTCGATTGCCACACCTGCCATGCCGACGTCGCCAACGACGCGCTCGTTGTCGGAGTCGTAACCGCGGTGGGTAGCCAGGTCGAAGGCGACCGACAGGCCCTTCTGGCCAGAGGCCAGGTTGCGGCGGTAGAAGGCGTTGGACTCAGCGGCGGTGGAGAAGCCAGCGTACTGGCGAATGGTCCACGGCTGGTTGGTGTACATGGTCGGGTATGGGCCACGCATAAACGGTGGCATGCCCGGGAAGGAATCCAGCTGCTGCGCTGCAACGGTCTCGTTGCGATCCTCGCGGGTAAACACGCGCGGGACATCGATGCCCTCTGGGGTGTTCCAGACCTGCTCGCGCAGTGCCTTGGTGTCGCCAGCAGAGGTGGCCTCAGAGGACACAGCGTAGTCAGCGAAATTAGGAATGGTGCTCATGAGTGCTTATGCTCCCAACTTCTCAAGCAGGTCAGACAGGGTCTGAGCCGCATCGATCTTCATGTTGAGGTAGCCGTCCGCCTCAACACCGGTGCCCTCGGCACCAGCAAGCAGAACGGTCTGTGCGCCAGCCTCGCGCAGGGCAGCCAGCGCCTCGGCGCCGGATGCTGCGTACTCTTGGTCGGTACCGCAGATGACCACGATCGGGGTGGCCTTGGCCGCCTCGGTGAACTCAGGGGTGCCGGGTACGACCTGCCCTGGGTTCAAGGCCTCGATGCCGCCGGAAGCCAGCAGGTTGGAGGCAAAACCGGTGCGGATGTTGTGCTTGGCCAGCGGGCCGAGCGGAATGAGGGCAATCTGCGGGCGCTTGCCGTTGACCTCGAAGAAGTCATCGGACCGGTTGCGCAGCGCCTCAAATTGAGCTGCCCAGCGCTTGACGGAGGTCGGCTCGACGCGCAGGTCCTTCGGCAGCGGGGCTTCGTTGAGGTTCGGGAACTCGTTGATAGCGGTGATCTTGCGGACGCGGTGTGCAACGGCGTCGCGGATCTTCTCGTAGCTCTCCTCGAGCTTGGAGGTGATAATGCCTGCCTTAAGCACCTCAGAGAAGCCACCCTTGGCCTCGATCTCCTGGAAGACGGCCCACGCCTTTTCTTCGAGCTGGGAGGTGTACTGCTCAACGTAGTAGGAGCCACCGGCCGGGTCGACGACGTGACCGAGGTGAGACTCCTCGAGCAGCAAGAGGTTGGTATTGCGGGCGATGCGGTGCGCAAAGGTGCGCGAAACACCTGGCAGACCGCCTGGGATTGCCCAGTCGAAGGTGAGAACCTCGACGTCTGTTGCGCCACCCACGCCTGCGGCGAAGGCGGAGACGGTGCTGCGCAGCATGTTCACCCACGGATCGCGCTGGCTGAACATGGCCGGAGCTGTCAGGGCATGCAGCGGGCCGGACCCCTTCTCGGCGGCGCCGAGGATCTCGGCGACGCGAGCCCACAAAGTGCGGGCTGCACGCAGCTTTGCGATCTGACCAAACTGGTCATCGGTAATGGCGTAGCGGAAGGACAGCTGATCGAGTGCCTGCTCGACAGTCAGTCCGGCGTCGGTCAGGCGACGCAGGTACTCAACGCCAGCGGCGATGGTAAAGCCCAATTGCTGGGCATAGCTGCCACCCTGGTTAGAGAAGGAAACACCGTCCACCAAGATCGCGCGGGTGTTTTCACGGGCGGCGGCTTCCTTGGCCAGCTCCACAGCTGTGTCGATGTCGACGCTAGCGGAGCCATCCACGGCGGAGGTCAGCGGGGAGGCGCCCAGCTCGATGCGAGCCGGGGTCTTGCCCTGCTCATCGACGAGAGCGTACAGCGCGGCGGCTGCCTCCTTTGTGCCGGCGCCTGCGTTGAGGCGAACCGGAGCAAGGTCAAGGTAGACACCCTTAAGCAGCTCGGCGACCGGTGCATCTCCGTAGATCACTAGGTCAGTGGTGCCGTTTTCGAGTGCGGAAAGAACCTGCTCATTGGTGGCGGATGCGCCGAAGGACTCGGTGACACCCCACCCCTTGCCGGCAGCGCCAGCGCCCTGGGCACCACGAGTGAACGGGAATTCACCTGGAACCGGGACCTCTGGAAGTTCATCCTGACGGGTGTACAGCGGATTAACGTCGATCCCGTCATAGGTGGTCTTGATAAGTTTGCGCCAGATATCGAGCGGAACGTCTGCAACGTCCTTCTTCTGTACGCGTGCGAAGACTCCAGCAACGGCCTTGTACCAGGCCTGCTGTTGCTGTGGGAAGTCTTCGATTAGGGAATTCCGTGCATCACTCACGTAAAACCCACTCCCCTCGCATAATCGGCGCGGCCCAAGGTGGGCGCGCCTTTAGAGCTGTCAGTAAAAGTGCGAAATCGCAACGCCGTCTCATTACCCTGACGAAGGCATTGCATTTCACAACCGCTACCTATCCTAGTACGCATCACAGTGGTTTTTTTGCTTAGCGTGGGTGGTTGTGGGAAATCTTGCACCCCCAACCGGCTACCCTAGTCCGTGTGGGAACCGCAATGGGATTTTTGTTCGGACTTTTTCGCGACGCCGTAGCCTCGATTCGCGGATGGTCTGTTACTCGAAAAACTGCCGGCCTAGCAGCGCTTATTCTGCTGGTTTACATGCTTGTTGGTTTCGATGTTCCCCCATTGTCGAAGTTGCAGGAATGGTCCCGAACAATGGGCGCCTGGTTTCCGTTTCTTTTTGCAAGTTTCTACGTATTTGTAGTTCAGTTTCCGGTTCCCAGGACCTTCTTTACCTTAAGCTCCGGCGTGTTGTTTGGTCCCACCCTTGGAATTTTCGTGGCCTTGACCTCAACCACGCTCGCGGCCGCGTTGAATGTGTCCGTCATTCGGTACTTTCTCGGTGATTGGATGCGGCCTCGGCTCACTCATCCCGCGGTGGCCGGAATCAATCAGCACCTGGCCCAACGCGGCTGGCTTGCGGTGGCCTCCTTGCGCATGATCGCCGCAGTTCCATTCTCCATCCTTAACTATGCGGCAGCCCTGTCGTCGGTGCCTGTTTCGAGTTTTACCCTTGCGACGCTGATAGGTTCTGCCCCAGGCACCATTTCCACCGTTCTTCTTGGCAATACGCTCACTGGAGATATGGATCCGAGATTAATTGCCGTCGCCGTAGCACTTACCTTGCTGGGGTGCACTGGTTTGCTTATAGACGCCAAGG containing:
- a CDS encoding methylmalonyl-CoA mutase family protein produces the protein MSDARNSLIEDFPQQQQAWYKAVAGVFARVQKKDVADVPLDIWRKLIKTTYDGIDVNPLYTRQDELPEVPVPGEFPFTRGAQGAGAAGKGWGVTESFGASATNEQVLSALENGTTDLVIYGDAPVAELLKGVYLDLAPVRLNAGAGTKEAAAALYALVDEQGKTPARIELGASPLTSAVDGSASVDIDTAVELAKEAAARENTRAILVDGVSFSNQGGSYAQQLGFTIAAGVEYLRRLTDAGLTVEQALDQLSFRYAITDDQFGQIAKLRAARTLWARVAEILGAAEKGSGPLHALTAPAMFSQRDPWVNMLRSTVSAFAAGVGGATDVEVLTFDWAIPGGLPGVSRTFAHRIARNTNLLLLEESHLGHVVDPAGGSYYVEQYTSQLEEKAWAVFQEIEAKGGFSEVLKAGIITSKLEESYEKIRDAVAHRVRKITAINEFPNLNEAPLPKDLRVEPTSVKRWAAQFEALRNRSDDFFEVNGKRPQIALIPLGPLAKHNIRTGFASNLLASGGIEALNPGQVVPGTPEFTEAAKATPIVVICGTDQEYAASGAEALAALREAGAQTVLLAGAEGTGVEADGYLNMKIDAAQTLSDLLEKLGA
- a CDS encoding TVP38/TMEM64 family protein, translating into MGTAMGFLFGLFRDAVASIRGWSVTRKTAGLAALILLVYMLVGFDVPPLSKLQEWSRTMGAWFPFLFASFYVFVVQFPVPRTFFTLSSGVLFGPTLGIFVALTSTTLAAALNVSVIRYFLGDWMRPRLTHPAVAGINQHLAQRGWLAVASLRMIAAVPFSILNYAAALSSVPVSSFTLATLIGSAPGTISTVLLGNTLTGDMDPRLIAVAVALTLLGCTGLLIDAKAPLKGQDSSMDY